The Streptococcus sp. DTU_2020_1001019_1_SI_AUS_MUR_006 sequence AAGGGCAACACGGTCATTAACTCCGAGACTTTCATCAAAGTCTTTCAGAGTATAGGCTCCGACTTTTTCTCCAGCTTCACGGAAAATGCCGATGACATCAGTAATGTAGTATTCGCCTTGGGCATTGTTGGTGTTGATATTCTTCAAAGCTTCAAAGAGACGAGCATTATCAAAGACATAGGTTCCTGTATTGATTTCCTTGATTTGTTTTTCAAAATCAGTCGCATCCTTCTGCTCCACGATACGAAGCACTTCAGCATTCTCGTTACGAACAATACGCCCATAACCAAACGGATCTTCAGCTTCTGCAGTAAGGATTGTAGCTACATTCTTGTGATTTATGTGGAAATCAATCAAATTTTTAAGACTTTCCCCAGTGATTAATGGTGTATCACCAGCGATGACCAATGTTTGACCAGAAAGTCCTTCAAGAATTGGCTCAGCCATCATAACCGCATGACCAGTTCCTAATTGCTCAGACTGTCTTACAAAATCAGTTTGACCAGCTAAAACTTGCTCCACAAGTTCTGCCTTATGTCCAACAACCGTTACTGTTTTTTCAGGCTTGATGGCCCCTACACTACGAAAAACATGCTCAAGCATTGAAATTCCTGCAACCTTGTGCATGACTTTTGGTAGATCTGATTTCATACGAGTACCTTTACCCGCTGCTAAAATAACTGCATAATTTGCCATATTTTTCTCTTTTCTATAGAAATTCCCTTATATTATATCATAAATTTGCTTTTTCAAACACAAAAGAGGGCAAATGCTTTAAAACATCGCATTCTCTAGATGATTTCGAGTATTTTTTTTGATTTTTTTCACCATTTACGATACACTATAAAAGTATGAGAAAGAAAATAAATCCTGTTTTTATTTTTACTGTATTAGCTACTCTCGTGGGTATTTTAATCATCAATAGACCCAAGTTCGAAGACCATCCAGTCAAAACAAAGCAAAATCCAGTTCAAGTAGAAACTCAAGCTTTACATAATATCAACAAGCCGATTATTGATGTTTCTGGCTGGCAAAGACCATCAGAGATCAATTATGACACCTTAACTCAAAATATTTCAGGTGCAATCGTTCGGGTTCATAGTGGGGCTCAAGCTTCTGTTGAAAACGATGCTTCATTTAAAAATGGGGTTGATAAGGCTTATAAAGAACACATCACAGAATTTCAAAAACGGAATATTCCAGTCGCTGTTTATGCCTATGTAGCTGGTAAAAATGTCGAAGAAATGGAAAAAGCTGCTGAAGTATTCTATAATGCTGCTTCTCCCTATAATCCTAGCTACTATTGGTTGGATGTTGAAGACAAGACTATGTCTGACATGAACAAGGGGGTTGAGGCCTTTCGCGCTAAATTAGCTTCATTGGGAGCTAAAAATATTGGCATCTATGTTGGTGTCTACTTTATGGAGGAGCATAGTATCAGTACGGAGAATTTCTCAGCAATCTGGATACCGTCCTATGGAACCAACTCGGGTTACTACGAGAGTGCTCCCAATACAGATCTTAACTATGATCTTCACCAATACACCTCTCATGGAAGCCTTGGAGGCTTTGAAAATCATCTGGATTTGAACCTTATTTCTTCCACAAAAAACAAGGAAGAAACCTTTAGAAAATTGTTTTTAAATCCTTAATTACTATCGCCATAAGCAAGTCAGACATTGCTTTCTGCTTGCTTTTCTTTATTTTTCAATATTAAACCACTGTTTTATCTTTATAATATACACTGAATTTTGGAGGACTTCTATGTTATCATGGCTATCAAAAATTATTAAGGGAATTGTTATTGCTCTCGGTTTCATTCTACCAGGGATTTCTGGTGGCGTTCTTGCCGCTATCTTGGGAATTTATGAGAGAATGATTCGTTTCCTTGCCCATCCTTTTAAGAATTTAAAAGAAGATCTACTCTTTTTCCTACCTGTCGGTATTGGAATGCTCCTAGGTATCGGCCTTTTCTCATATCCTATTGAGTACCTTCTCGAAAATTATCAAGTATATGTGTTATGGAGTTTTGCTGGTGCCATCATCGGTACCATTCCAAGTCTTGTCAAAGAATCTACCCGTGATTCCGAGAGAGATAAGATTGATCTCATTTGGTTTTGGGCAACTTTTATCCTTTCAGGTATTGCCCTCTACGCCTTAAATTTTGTCGTCGGATCGTTGTCAGCTAGTTTCCTTAACTTTACTCTTGCTGGATGCTTACTGGCACTTGGAATTTTAGTACCAGGACTCAGCCCTTCTAATCTACTTTTAATCCTTGGTCTTTATAGTCCAATGCTAACAGGATTTAAGACTTTTGATTTATTCGGAACCTTTCTTCCAATAGGAATTGGAGCACTTGCTACTCTTGTCATTTTTTCAAAATTTATGGACTACGCTCTCCGTGTCTATCAATCTCGTGTTTACCACTTTATCATCGGAATTGTTCTTTCAAGTACAATCTTAATCCTCATTCCAAATGCTGGTAATGCTGAAAGCATCAGCTATAGTGGATTATCTCTTGTGTCTTATGTCATCATTGCCTTTTTCTTCGCTCTAGGTATTTGGTTAGGTATTTGGATGAGTCAATTGGAGGATAAATACAAATAATGGCTAAAAAAGTAAAAGTCAAAAAAACCTTGGTCCAACAAATTTTAACCAAGGCAGGAATAAACCATACAGGTATTCAAATTAATGCCCTGGAAGGTGAGATGCCTCAAGGTTATGAAAAGAGTCAGATTTTTAAGACTCTAGCACTTCTGGGAGATAAGACTGGACCCATTATCGGCATCCTTCCTATCACTGAACATCTTTCTGAAAAGAAACTAGCTAAGATTTCTGGTAATAAGAAAGTCAGCATGATTCCACAAAAAGACCTAGAAAAAACAACAGGCTATATCCATGGCGCCAATAATCCAGTTGGAATTCGTCAAAAACATAACTACCCTATCTTTATCGATCAAAGTGCACTTGAGCTTGAAGAAATGATCGTTTCGGCAGGTGAAGTTGGGCATAGTATTATTATCAACCCAAAAGACCTTGCAAGCTTTGTTAAAGCAGACTTTGCAGATATTTTAGAAGGACAATGATCAATGAAACTATACTTTGTTCGCCACGGTAAAACTCTTTGGAATCTTGAAGGACGTTTTCAAGGGGCAAGTGGTGACTCACCACTCCTTGAGAAATCCATTGAGACCTTAAAACAATTGGGCCAGTATCTACAGGAAATTCCATTTGATGTGATTTATTCTAGTGATCTTCCTCGTGCCGTAACTTCTGCTCAGATTATCCAAAGTCAACTGAAAATCAGCTGTCCATTAGAAGAGATACCCTCACTAAGAGAATGGCAACTTGGAAAACTTGAAGGTGCAAAATTTGCAACCTTGGAAGCCATCTATCCCGAGCAATTAAAAGCTTTTCGTACCAATCTAGCAAAATTCGATTCGACTATGTTTGGAGCAGAGTCTGTCTATCAAACAACTCAACGAACCATTCAATTTATCAAATCATTAGAGTTCAAACCTTTTGAACATGTTATGATTGTTGGTCACGGTGCCAATCTCACAGCCAGTATTCGAACTCTTCTAGGCTATGATACTCCACTACTTAGAAAAGATGGCGGTCTAGCAAATGCTAGTGTTACTGTTCTTGAAACATCTGACTTTGAAAACTTCAATCTTATAGTCTGGAATGACACTTCTTACCAAGATAATAACTGAACTTAGCAATCACTGTTAAGTTCTTTTTAGATTTTGTAGAATATCCGTGAATTTATTTGACTTTTATGATAAAATGGGAGTATCGCAAAAAGACTCATCGTATCAAGAATTGAGTAAAAACTAGGAGGAAAAAATGTCAACAGAACATATGGAAGAACTAAATGACCAGCAGATCGTTCGCCGTGAAAAAATGGCTGCGCTCCGCGAACAAGGAATCGATCCATTCGGTAAACGATTTGAACGCACTGCTAACTCACAAGAATTAAAAGATAAATATGCTGACCTCGATAAGGAACAACTACATGAATTGAACGAAACTGCTACTATTGCAGGTCGTCTTGTTACCAAACGTGGTAAGGGTAAGGTTGGATTTGCCCACCTTCAAGACCGCGAAGGTCAAATCCAAATCTATGTTCGTAAAGATGCTGTCGGTGAAGAAAACTACGAAATCTTTAAAAAGGCTGACTTAGGAGACTTCCTTGGTGTCGAAGGTGAAGTTATGCGTACAGATATGGGAGAACTCTCTATCAAGGCTACACATATTACTCACTTGTCCAAAGCCCTTCGTCCGCTTCCAGAGAAATTCCACGGTTTGACTGACGTTGAAACCATCTACCGCAAACGTTACCTTGATTTAATTTCAAACCGTGAAAGCTTTGAACGCTTTGTTACTCGTTCAAAAATCATCTCTGAAATCCGTCGTTACCTTGACCAAAAAGGCTTCCTTGAAGTGGAAACACCTGTTCTTCACAATGAGGCTGGTGGAGCATCTGCGCGTCCATTTATCACTCACCACAATGCTCAAAATATTGATATGGTGCTTCGTATCGCGACTGAGCTTCACTTAAAACGTCTTATCGTCGGTGGTATGGAACGTGTTTATGAGATTGGCCGCATCTTCCGTAACGAAGGAATGGATGCTACCCACAACCCTGAGTTCACTTCTATCGAAGTTTACCAAGCTTATGCAGACTTCCAAGACATTATGGACTTAACTGAAGGCATTATCCAACACGCTGCTAAATCAGTTAAAGGTGATGGTCCAGTCAACTATCAAGGAACCGAGATCAAGATCAATGAACCATTTAAACGTGTACACATGGTTGATGCAATCAAGGAAATTACAGGTGTTGATTTCTGGAAAGATATGACTTTAGAAGAAGCTAAGGCAATCGCTGCTGAGAAGAAAGTTCCAGTTGAAAAACACTACACTGAAGTTGGTCATATCATCAATGCTTTCTTTGAAGAATTTGTTGAAGAAACTTTGATTCAACCTACCTTTGTCTATGGTCATCCAGTAGCTGTATCTCCACTTGCTAAGAAAAATCCTGAAGATGAGCGCTTTACCGACCGTTTTGAACTCTTCATTATGACTAAAGAATACGGAAATGCCTTTACTGAGTTGAACGACCCAATCGACCAGCTTAGCCGTTTTGAAGCTCAAGCCAAAGCCAAAGAACTTGGTGACGATGAAGCGACAGGAATCGACTATGACTACATTGAAGCTCTTGAATACGGTATGCCACCAACAGGTGGTTTGGGAATCGGTATCGACCGTCTCTGCATGCTCCTCACTGATACAACTACTATCCGTGATGTGCTTCTTTTCCCAACTATGAAATAAAATACAAATCTCCTAGTCACATTCTAGGAGATTTTTTAGTATTAATATAAAAGACAAACTCGATTTTGAGCTTGTCTTTTTGTTGTTTAATTAGAATAATCCAAGAACAGTTCCATCACTTTCAACATCCATGTTGAGAGCTGCTGGTCGTTTTGGAAGTCCTGGCATGGTCATGACATCACCAGTAAGGGCAACGATAAAGCCTGCACCAAGTTTTGGTACCAATTCACGAATGGTAATTTCAAAGTTTTCAGGTGCTCCAAGTGCGTTTGGATTATCTGAGAAACTGTACTGAGTCTTAGCCATACAGATTGGTAGTTTATCCCAACCATTTTGAACGATTTGAGCGATTTGAGTTTGAGCTTTCTTCTCGAAGTTTACTTTGCTACCACGATAGATTTCAGTGACAATCTTTTCAATCTTCTCTTGGACAGAAAGATCGTTGTCATAGAGACGTGTGTAGTTTGCCGGATTTTCAGCGATAGTCTTGACAAGCGTTTCAGCAAGGGCTACTCCACCTTCTGCTCCATCAGCCCATACGCTAGCTAGTTCGACTGGAACATCGATTGAAGCACAAAGTTCTTTCAAGGCTGCGATTTCTGCTTCGGTATCAGAGACAAATTCATTGATAGCAACAACTGCTGGAATACCGAACTTACGGATATTCTCAACGTGACGTTTCAAGTTTGCAAATCCTGCACGAACAGCTTCTACATTCTCTTCTGTCAAAGCATCCTTGGCAACTCCACCATTCATCTTAAGAGCACGAAGGGTTGCAACGATAACTACTGCATCTGGCGCAGTTGGCAAGTTTGGAGTTTTGATATCCAGGAATTTCTCAGCACCAAGGTCTGCACCAAAACCTGCTTCTGTTACTGTGTAATCTGCCAAGTGAAGGGCAGTAGTTGTAGCCAAGACAGAGTTACATCCGTGTGCGATATTGGCAAATGGGCCACCATGTACAAAGGCAGGTGTTCCATAGATGGTTTGAACCAAGTTCGGTTTGATAGCGTCTTTTAAAATCAATGCCAAGGCACCTTCAACCTGTAGATCACCTACTGAAACAGGTGTACGATCATAACGGTAACCAATGACGATATTGGCCAAACGACGTTTTAAATCTTCAATATCAGTTGCCAAGCAAAGGATGGCCATGATTTCTGATGCGACAGTGATATCAAAACCATCTTCACGTGGAATACCATTAAGCGGACCACCGAGTCCAACAGTTACGTGACGAAGAGCGCGGTCGTTCAAGTCAACCACACGTTTCCAGAGAATACGACGCTGATCGATTCCAAGCTCATTTCCTTGGTGCAAGTGATTGTCAATCAAGGCAGAGAGAGCATTATTTGCAGTTGTAATAGCGTGCATATCTCCAGTAAAGTGAAGGTTGATGTCTTCCATTGGTAAAACTTGGGCATAACCACCACCAGCTGCACCACCTTTAATCCCCATGACTGGTCCAAGAGAAGGTTCGCGGATAGCAATCATGGTTTTCTTACCAATCTTATTCAAAGCATCAGCAAGTCCAATAGTGATAGTTGATTTTCCTTCACCAGCAGGTGTTGGATTGATAGCAGTAACTAAAATCAATTTACCGACAGGATTACTTTCAACCTCACGGATCTTATCAAAGCTCAGCTTAGCCTTATATTTTCCATACAACTCCAAATCATCGTATGAAATACCAAGTTTCTCAAAAACTTCAACGATTGGTTTTAATTCGATACTTTGTGCAATTTCAATATCTGTTTTCATAACAAACTCCTCTACCTCAAATGTGTTAATTCATTATATCATAAAATAAGATTTTTAACAGTCATAAAGCTTGGTAACGTTCGTAAATATCACAACACTTCAGACTTTCTTGGCTTCTTTTTAAATTTTTATATGCCTTTATAGGTTTTAACTATAGTTGAAAGCTTAGATTTCACATAATATTTTATCGCTTTCATTTTACTTACTGTTCATTTTTTTGTACAATAGTTCTATGAAAATTTTAGTTACATCTGGTGGTACAAGCGAAGCCATTGATCGAGTTCGCTCCATTACCAACCACTCTACTGGTAGACTTGGTAAAGTTATAACTGAGACTTTACTAAAAGCTGGTCACCAAGTTTGCCTGATTACTACGCAACAAGCTCTAAAACCAGCATCACACTCGAATTTATCCGTTATCGAAATCAAAAACACTTCCGATTTACTCCAAGAGATGAAACGGATTGTCCCTGATTATCAAGTCTTGATCCATTCAATAGCTGTTTCTGACTACAGCCCAGTTTACATGACAGGTCTTGATCAAGTTCAAGCAAGTCAAGATTTAAGTGAGTTTTTGCATAAGAAAAATATGGAATCAAAGATCTCCTCTAAGGATGAGGTGCAAGTCCTATTTCTTAAGAAAAATCCAAAGATCATCTCTCTTGTTAAAGAATGGAATCCAAGTATTCATCTCATTGGCTTTAAACTGCTTGTCGATGTTACTAAGGAGCATCTGATTCAAATCGCTAGAGAAAGTCTTGAAAAGAATCAAGCTGATTTGATTGTCGCTAATGACCTCACTCAGATTAATGCTGATCAACATCTGGCTTATCTAGTAGAGGAAAAAGATTATCAGATTGCTGCTAGCAAACAAGAAATTGCTGACTTATTAGTGAAAAAAATTCAGGGATTTGATCGTTAGAAAGGAAAATTATGGCTCGTATTACACTCGCTGTGACAGGCTCTATCGCCTCTTACAAGGCTGCTGATTTGGTAAGTGGCTTGAAGAAACAAGGACATTCTGTTACTGTACTTATGACCCAGGCTGCGACTGCCTTTATCCAACCTTTAACCCTTCAAGTCTTATCTCAAAATACCGTACATCTCGATCTTATGCAGGAACCTTATCCTGATAAAGTCAATCATATCGAGCTTGGCAAAAAAACAGACTTATTTATCCTTGCCCCTGCGACCGCTAATACGATTGCGAAAGTCGCGCACGGTTTTGCCAACAATATGGTTACTGCTACTGCTCTTGCCTTGCCACCCTATGTTCCAAAACTAGTAGCACCTGCTATGAATACCAAAATGTATGACCATCCAGCAACTCAAACAAACTTAAAAACTTTAGAAACTTATGGTTATACAATTATTGCTCCAAAAGAGTCCCTACTGGCCTGTGGCGATGTAGGACGCGGTGCTCTTGCTGATCTTGATACTATTTTACAACAGATAAAGGAAAAACTTCATGAACAAACGCTCTAATATTGCTCCAATTGCTATCTTTTTTGCCAGCATGATCGTCATTCATCTGCTGAGTTCTATTGTCTTTAATGTCTTGCCATTTCCAATTAAACCAACCATTGTCCATATTCCAGTCATCATTGCTAGTATCATCTACGGGCCACGAATTGGTGCCATCTTAGGTTTTTTGATGGGGATGATTAGCTTGACAGTCAATACAATCACGATTCTCCCAACTAGCTACCTCTTCTCTCCTTTTGTACCAAACGGTAACATCTACTCCCTAGTTATTGCGATTGTACCACGCATCCTTATTGGTTTAACTCCATACTTTGTCTATAAACTCCTCAGAAACAAGGCGGGGCTTATCTTTGCGGGAGCTCTCGGTTCACTTACTAATACTGTATTTGTACTAGGCGGAATCTTCTTCCTCTTTGGAAATGTTTTTGATGGAAATATCCAAAAACTATTAGCTACTGTTATCTCAACAAACTCTATCGCAGAACTGATTATCTCAGCAATACTCACCCTAGTTATTGTTCCGAGACTTGAAAAAATCAAAAAATAAGAGGTCGGGAAAATCCCGACCTCGATTTTTATTTGCGCTGAAGATCTGCTCCAGCATTTAGTGAATCTTAAAGAGTCAAAAAAGCCTTTGAAACAATATTTTTCTCTATCTAAAAGCATAATTGTGAAGATTAACGAATATGAGAAAAAGGTTCAAACTTGATAAAATCTTTACTTTCCCACAGCCTTTTATCTACTTATTATTGGGCAAGACGTGCTTCTTCTAAAATCTTTTCAATCTTTGTTGTTAGCAAATCAATAGCTACTGTATTGGTCACTCCTTCTGGAATAACGATATCTGCATAACGCTTTGTTGGCTCAATAAATTGATGATACATGGGTTTTACCACACCAAGATACTGGTCAATAACGCTATCCAGACTACGACCACGCTCTTCCATATCACGTTTAATACGGCGAATGATACGAACATCATCATCTGTATCTACAAAAATCTTGATATCCATCAAATCACGAAGTCGTTTGTCCTCCAAAACCAGGATTCCTTCAACGATAAAAACATCTTGAGGTTCTTGACGGTAAGTTTTAGAACTTCTGGTGTGGGCAGCATAATCATAGGTAGGAATGTCTACAGGACGACCTGCCAACAATTCTTTGATTTGCTCAATCATCAAATCAGTATCAAAAGCAAAAGGATGGTCATAGTTGGTCTTAATACGCTCTTCAAAGGTTAGATGAGATTGATCTTTATAGTAGGAATCATGCTCAATCATAGAGATTTTTTCATTTGGAAAATGCGACAAGATTGCTTTAGATACGCTTGTCTTTCCTCCTCCAGATCCACCTGTTACTCCGATAATGATTGGTCTATTTTGCATTGTAGCCTCCTTGTTTTTTCCCTTGTCTATTTTACCATATTTTTGATAAATTTTACAGATGGAGTTTTCTACAAAATAGAAGAAAAAATCCTCATAGCCAGAAGCTACAAGGATTTGTAGTTGATTAATCGAAGTTAACGTATTCTTTAGAAAGTTCAAGAACTTCTTCCATTGTTGAACATTCAGTAAGAGCACGGTTAGCGTATTCTTGCATTTTAGCAGTGTCGAGTTTCTTCATCAAGCTACGTGTACGAAGTACAGATGTTGCTGACATAGAGAACTCATCCAAGCCCATTCCGACAAGAAGTGGAACAGCTGTTTGGTCACCAGCCATTTCACCACACATACCAGCCCATTTACCTTCAGCGTGAGCTGCTTTGATAACGTTGTTGATCAAACGAAGGATTGATGGGTTGTATGGTTGATAAAGGTATGAAACTTGTTCGTTCATACGGTCTGCCGCCATTGTGTATTGGATCAAGTCGTTTGTACCAATTGAGAAGAAGTCAACTTCTTTTGCAAATTGGTCTGCAAGCATAGCTGCTGCAGGAATTTCGATCATGATACCAACTTGGATGTCATCCGCAACTGCAACACCTTCAGCAAGAAGGTTAGCTTTTTCTTCATCGAAGACTGCTTTAGCTGCACGGAATTCTTTCAAAAGCGCAACCATCGGGAACATGATACGCAATTGACCGTGTACAGAAGCACGAAGAAGAGCACGGATTTGAGTGCGGAACATTGCATCTCCTGTTTCAGAGATAGAGATACGAAGAGCACGGAATCCAAGGAATGGGTTCATTTCATGTGGCATATCGAAGTAAGGAAGTTCCTTGTCACCACCGATATCCATTGTACGGACAACAACTGGTTTACCGTTCATTCCTTCAAGAACAGCCTTGTATGCTTCGTACTGCTCGTCTTCAGTTGGGAAGTCTTGAGAATCCATGTACAAGAACTCTGTACGGTAAAGACCGACAGCTTCTGCACCGTTATCATTAACACCTTCAACGTCTTTCGGAGTACCAATGTTTGCAGCCAATTCGAAGTGTTTACCGTCAGCAGTAACTGTTTGAGCATCCTTCAAGAGTGCCCATTCAGCTTTTTGTTGAGCGTAAGCTTCACCAGCTGCTTTAAACTCAGCCGCTTGTTCTTCAGTAGGGTTGATAATCACTTCACCTGTAATACCATTAACGGCAAGTAGGTCACCATCTTTAACGATTTCAGTGATATTATTTGTACCCAAAACTGCAGCGATTTCAAGTGTACGAGCCATGATAGCTGAGTGACTTGTACGACCACCAATGTTTGTTACAAAAGCTTTTACAAAGTTTTTGTCCAATTGAGCTGTATCAGATGGAGTCAAGTCGTGAGCAATCACGATTACTTCTTCATTGATAGAAGCTGGGTTTGGCAATTTTTTACCAAGGAGGTTAGCTAATACACGTTTTGTTACGTCGCGGATATCCGCTGCACGTTCTTGCATATATGGGTTGTCTTCCATGCCTTCAAAGATTGTGATAAACATGTCTGTAACTTCTTTCAGACCTGCTTCTGCATTCACTTTCTTAGCACGGATAGTTTCTTTGATTTGACCGATCAATTCAGGGTCAGCAAGAACCATCAAGTGGGCGTCAAATACTTGTGCCGCTTCTTCACCAAGCGTACCTACAGCCTTCTCGCGGATAAGAGAAAGCTCGTTTTGAGAAGCTTCAAGAGCAACATCCAAACGAGCCTCTTCTGCATTTGTATCTTCGACTGTAACAGTCTCGAATGATAAATCCGGTTGAACGAGTAGATATGCTTTTGCAACTGCAACACCGTCAGATGCTGCGATTCCTTTAAGCATTTCTGTCATTTCCTTATGCCAATCCTTCTTTTTCCATTGTTTCTGAGATTGCAGCGATAGCGTCATCAGCGTCTGCACCTTCAGCAGTGATTGTAACGTCAGCACCTTGACCAACACCAAGGCTCATTACACCCATGATAGATTTAAGGTTAACTGATTTACCTTTGTACTCAAGAGTGATATCTGAAGCAAATTTGCTAGCTGTTTGTACCAACAATGTTGCTGGACGTGCGTGAATACCTGTTTCTGCCACTACGTGGAAATCTTTAGAAGCCATAGTTTGACTCTCCTTTAATAGTTTTCTTGTTGAGTTACATATCTGATAACCCTTACAATTTAGTATTATATCACCTTCATTGATATTTTTCAAGTATTTTATGGACTTTCTTCAATTTCCTTTCAGATAACTTGCTGAAAATCTTCTATTAAATTTAGCAAAACACAGTATGTAGTTTTTGTCGAGACACCTATAATGAAATCATTGCTTTTTCTGTAATTATTTTTTAATACTACACTATATATTGTGTTTGTTGGTAAAATCAGTAAAATAAGTACACAAGATTTAGTTTTAGAAAGTTGACAAAGTTTTTTTTTCTGATATACTAAGAAAGTAATAAATTTTTAAAGAGGAGTTACAGAAATGGTAACCGTATATTCTAAAAACAACTGTGTCCAATGTAAAATGACGAAACGTTTTTTAGACAGTAATAATGTTGAATATAAAGAAATCAATCTTGATGAACAACCTGAATACATTGATCAAGTAAAAGAGCTTGGCTTTAGTGCTGCTCCTATTATTCAGACACCGACAGAAGTTTTCTCTGGTTTCCAACCAGGTAAACTTAAACAACTTGCTTAAGAATCAGGACAAAAGCTTCTATGTCTACCTTAGAAGCCTTTCTTTTGTAATTAGATAAAGGATTTTTTATGGGATTAAAACAACTTGAAGATGTGACTTACTTCCGTCTTAATAATGAAATTAACCGTCCTGTTAATGGACAAATCATGCTTCACAAGGACAAGGAAGCTTTAGAAGCTTTCTTTAAAGAAAATGTTGTACCTAATACAATGGTTTTTCATTCAATTACGGATAAAATTAATTTCCTCATTGAACATAACTATATTGAAACAGCATTTATCAAGAAATACCGTCCAGAATTTTTGGAAGAACTATCTCAATTTATTAAAGATCAAAACTTCCAATTTAAGTCTTTCATGGCTGCCTATAAATTCTATAATCAATATGCTTTGAAGACTAATGATGGGGAATACTATCTTGAAAGCATGGAAGACCGTGTCTTCTTTAACGCTCTTTATTTCGCAGATGGTGATGAAGCGATTGCTATTGATATCGCTAATGAAATTATCCACCAACGTTATCAACCTGCTACTCCTTCTTTCTTGAATGCAGGTCGTGCGCGTCGTGGCGAATTGGTATCGTGCTTCTTGATCCAGGTAACAGATGATATGAACTCTATCGGACGTTCTATCAACTCAGCTCTTCAACTTTCACGTATCGGTGGCGGTGTCGGAATTTCCCTCAGTAACCTTCGTGAAGCTGGAGCTCCTATTAAAGGCTATGAGGGTGCTGCTTCTGGTGTCGTACCAGTTATGAAGCTTTTCGAAGATAGCTTCTCTTACTCTAACCAACTCGGTCAACGTCAAGGTGCTGGGGTTGTTTATCTCAATGTCTTCCACCCAGACATCATCGCCTTCCTTTCAACTAAGAAGGAAAATGCGGATGAAAAAGTGCGTGTCAAGACCCTTTCACTTGGTGTTGTTGTACCAGATAAATTCTACGAATTGGCTCGCAAAAATGAAGAAATGTACCTCTTCAGCCCTTACTCTGTAGAGCTTGAATACGGCGTGCCATTTAACTACATCGACATCACAGAAAAATACGATGAATTAGTAGCAAATCCAAACATCCGTAAGACAAAAATCAAGGCGCGTGATTTGGAAACTGAGATTTCTAAATTGCAACAAGAATCTGGTTAC is a genomic window containing:
- a CDS encoding phosphocarrier protein HPr, with protein sequence MASKDFHVVAETGIHARPATLLVQTASKFASDITLEYKGKSVNLKSIMGVMSLGVGQGADVTITAEGADADDAIAAISETMEKEGLA
- the nrdH gene encoding glutaredoxin-like protein NrdH; its protein translation is MVTVYSKNNCVQCKMTKRFLDSNNVEYKEINLDEQPEYIDQVKELGFSAAPIIQTPTEVFSGFQPGKLKQLA